One Lucilia cuprina isolate Lc7/37 chromosome 4, ASM2204524v1, whole genome shotgun sequence DNA segment encodes these proteins:
- the LOC111684780 gene encoding organic cation transporter-like protein, translating into MKSSLVIEWLNLESPVIKAESPLLPIKEHSLTETNNNDNNTTATASPTPPTLTTTTTPDSDKNTSINISQNRLSAELPVATPNDLSPSFSGGRKRFSIPSLLPISRKLSIESITHPLQTLLGISEEQCQRRNSQPNLKRYRSRDDTARRSRCYSNQFYTKTSTTSPSRKHSHNYNLYPKDSFYNLEGKAPKPSSKMQAKVDAVGRVTGEWGKWQLRTVLLIFLCKIPSSWFMACIIFTAPAPRHGEFFCKPPPQIGAKNQTAWIKVSHPQKEEAEDQEFSIDFCNVYKDAQEHAHHYYNYEREEDEPRVWLEPENNKDVIPCTQFEHKAEFHSVITQYDLVCSRDILVSVTQFFHLFGVLTGGILANHLLKYFSPRMVMLFGMVTQIFCGTLTGHVASYELHVFFRCLSAVCCAQMYTAGGMIMADITGGTYKTCVSTLFEQFWSIGVIMLPGVASFFSSWSHLYMAISCPTVILIYLWQWIPDSPRWMVARGRVLEAKRILIKCAEMNGTRYSLPHDIDQQLQLQAQTAMDAPPPASWWTIWKGEKAVRHMICVHLCWSIYIVVYYGMLLNIRSFSRDHLQFNTVIAGISEIIGTFIGLFLILKTTRKWVWTGLFNIVAGCIAYMGWLVPHDIDFDGRVALLMLTAMISKIAISCTLAILTTCTVELVSNEKKKICAFSTICWARFWLLGAPFIGATVVFGQLIPQTAFASLAITGGFLSTLISSPRTIPKKHSSQVTNNMAAATQMPNEGGIDNKAYTKGPIFNNISAKMTTQQTNLPPQLMPGIWTTKNHEETPPI; encoded by the exons GCTGAATCACCACTACTTCCCATCAAAGAGCACAGTTTAACGGAAACCAATAATAACGATAATAATACAACAGCGACAGCATCACCAACACCACCTACACTTACCACCACAACAACTCCAGATAGTGATAAGAATACCTCAATTAACATATCACAAAATAGATTATCAGCAGAACTGCCGGTAGCAACACCGAATGATTTAAGTCCCTCCTTTAGTGGCGGTCGTAAACGTTTCTCCATACCCTCCCTGCTTCCAATATCACGAAAACTTTCCATCGAAAGTATAACCCACCCGCTTCAAACACTCTTGGGCATTAGTGAAGAGCAATGTCAGCGACGCAATTCACAGCCAAATCTTAAGCGTTACCGTAGTCGAGACGATACAGCACGTCGTAGTCGCTGCTattcaaatcaattttatacGAAAACCTCCACCACTTCACCGTCACGTAAACATTCACACAATTATAATCTCTATCCCAAGGATTCGTTTTATAATCTAGAAGGTAAGGCTCCCAAGCCCTCCAGTAAAATGCAAGCCAAAGTTGATGCTGTCGGCCGGGTTACCGGCGAATGGGGCAAATGGCAATTGCGCACAGTgctcttaatatttttatgtaaaattcccTCTTCCTGGTTTATGGCCTGTATTATATTTACCGCTCCAGCTCCGCGTCATGGTGAGTTCTTTTGTAAACCACCTCCCCAGATAGGTGCCAAAAATCAAACGGCCTGGATTAAAGTATCTCATCCGCAAAAAGAAGAAGCTGAGGAtcaagagttttctatagatttcTGTAATGTTTATAAAGATGCTCAGGAACATGCCCATCATTACTATAACTATGAGCGGGAGGAAGACGAACCTAGAGTTTGGCTGGAACCGGAAAATAATAAAGATGTTATACCCTGTACACAATTTGAACATAAAGCGGAATTTCATTCGGTAATAACACAATATGATCTGGTATGTTCGCGAGATATTCTGGTGTCGGTGACGCAGTTCTTCCATTTGTTTGGTGTACTAACGGGCGGTATACTGGCGAATCATTTGTTGAAATA TTTTAGTCCCCGAATGGTAATGCTCTTTGGTATGGTTACGCAAATCTTTTGCGGTACCCTAACGGGTCATGTGGCCTCATATGAATTGCATGTCTTCTTCCGTTGTCTATCGGCTGTGTGTTGTGCTCAAATGTATACCGCTGGCGGCATGATTA TGGCCGATATAACGGGTGGTACTTACAAGACCTGTGTCTCAACATTATTTGAACAGTTTTGGTCTATAGGCGTGATAATGTTACCGGGTGTGGCTAGTTTCTTTTCGAGTTGGTCTCACTTATATATGGCCATTTCATGTCCCACTGTGATACTCATATATTTATGGCA ATGGATTCCCGATTCTCCCCGTTGGATGGTAGCTAGAGGAAGAGTTTTAGAAGCCAAACGGATATTAATAAAG TGTGCTGAAATGAACGGTACTCGTTATAGTCTTCCTCATGATATCGATCAGCAATTACAGTTACAGGCTCAAACGGCCATGGATGCTCCACCACCAGCCAGCTGGTGGACCATATGGAAGGGTGAAAAGGCTGTTAGACACATGATTTGCGTACACTTATGCTGGTCCatttatattgtagtctattATGGAATGTTATTGAATATACGCTCATTTAGTCGTGATCATTTACAATTTAATACTGTGATAGCCGGTATTTCAGAAATTATCGGTACATTTATTGGTCTATTCCTGATATTGAAAACGACACGCAAATGGGTGTGGACGGGTTTGTTTAATATAGTAGCGGGTTGTATAGCATATATGGGTTGGCTGGTGCCGCATGATA ttgaTTTTGATGGTCGTGTGGCATTATTAATGTTAACCGCCATGATTTCGAAAATTGCCATTTCCTGTACCTTAGCCATACTCACCACCTGCACTGTGGAGCTGGTAAGCAATGAGAAAAAGAAAATCTGCGCCTTTTCCACCATTTGTTGGGCCCGTTTTTGGCTTTTAGGTGCTCCGTTTATAGGAGCCACCGTTGTCTTTGGCCAACTGATACCACAAACCGCTTTTGCCTCTTTAGCTATTACGGGAGGCTTTTTAAGTACACTTATCTCTAGTCCACGCACCATACCCAAGAAACATAGTTCTCAAGTTACCAATAATATGGCCGCCGCCACACAAATGCCCAACGAGGGAGGTATTGATAATAAGGCTTACACCAAGGGacctatatttaataatattagcGCTAAAATGACCACACAACAAACTAATCTACCTCCACAATTAATGCCTGGTATTTGGACAACTAAAAATCATGAAGAAACTCCACCTATATGA